A part of Candidatus Palauibacter scopulicola genomic DNA contains:
- the ftcD gene encoding glutamate formimidoyltransferase, translated as MASRAALSPGWLLCEPNVSEGRDPHRMARFTAAVEGSRGVEFLHRSADPDHHRMVLAYRGAPADVVRATIALAAAVYAEVDLRRHRGRHPRIGALDVVPFVRGPGCPEGEALGASRSFGEWAAERGVPVFFYERAATIAGRTSLPGIRSGQFEGLAGKLSSPEWRPDLGPPAPHPSLGAVAVGVRQPLVRFNVNLDTVDPGPARRIAAAIRESGGGLRHVRALGIPLRRRGLTQVSMNLTRHEATGIEPVYERVAERARAEGVALAGCEFIGPVPAGAIRGLDPRLDADLAPDQILELPGTGDAEAGGEV; from the coding sequence CTGGCCTCCCGCGCCGCTCTGAGCCCGGGGTGGCTCCTCTGCGAGCCCAACGTGAGCGAGGGACGCGATCCGCACAGGATGGCCCGCTTCACGGCCGCGGTCGAGGGAAGCCGCGGCGTCGAGTTCCTCCACAGGTCGGCCGATCCGGACCACCACCGCATGGTGCTCGCCTACCGGGGAGCCCCGGCGGACGTCGTCCGCGCGACGATCGCGCTCGCGGCGGCCGTGTACGCGGAGGTGGACCTCCGGCGGCACCGGGGCCGGCACCCCCGCATCGGCGCGCTGGATGTCGTTCCCTTCGTGCGCGGTCCCGGCTGTCCCGAGGGCGAGGCTCTCGGAGCATCCCGGTCCTTCGGCGAGTGGGCGGCTGAACGTGGCGTCCCGGTCTTCTTCTACGAACGGGCGGCGACGATCGCGGGGCGGACTTCCCTTCCCGGCATCCGGTCCGGGCAGTTCGAGGGTCTGGCCGGGAAACTGTCCAGCCCCGAGTGGAGGCCGGACCTCGGCCCTCCGGCGCCTCACCCGTCGCTGGGCGCCGTCGCCGTCGGTGTGCGACAGCCGCTCGTGCGTTTCAACGTGAACCTCGACACGGTGGACCCGGGACCGGCCCGGCGCATCGCGGCGGCGATCCGGGAGTCGGGCGGCGGGCTCCGGCATGTCCGGGCGCTCGGAATCCCGCTCCGGCGACGGGGGCTGACGCAGGTGTCCATGAACCTGACCCGCCACGAGGCGACCGGGATCGAACCGGTGTACGAGCGGGTCGCCGAGCGCGCGCGGGCGGAGGGCGTGGCCCTCGCGGGGTGCGAGTTCATCGGCCCGGTGCCCGCCGGGGCGATTCGCGGCCTCGATCCGCGGCTGGACGCGGATCTCGCACCGGACCAGATATTGGAGCTGCCGGGGACCGGAGACGCCGAAGCGGGAGGAGAGGTATGA